AACTCTCCTTTCCTACGTCGGTTACCTCTCTGATCGGTTGTTGCATAgtttacttactttttttttgtgttgcgTTGTCTATTTTGTTAGTTCTGTTTATTTGCCCCTTCTCTTCCGGTTCTCTTTTCAATACCGGAACATCGACGTTATGTGCCTTTATATCTTTCTCGAGAGAAAtttctacaaaagaaaaatattcttcacatacTTGCTAAAGGAATTTACCGCACTTCCGCAATTTAGCCACTCATCGCATCGTCGTGTATAGAATATccattgtagctccatggttgatTCCAAAACTTCGATTGTGCGGATATTGCAGTAGCAAGTTATTCGGAGCTCTTTTCACATAGAGCTCAATATTGTGATTTGGATtccctcctcaccccccccccccccttcatcacGAAACTATGAATACCCCATAATACACGATATACACACGTAATTATCCGGTGTATATGCATGGTTTGTTTTTTACACCGGCCACAGTTCCTCTTTTTCGCAGAAAGTACAAAGTTCGCACAAGTCATGTCGTAGGACCTACGTTTCACTGATTTTATTAAGGGCAAAAAAGGGACATAAATCTTCCCATCTGTAGTTCATGGTTAATGATACGTAGTTCAGTAGATGAATAAGGGAATAAAGGTAGATATTTCTGCAGTGCACAAACGTTTTGCATGTGCAAGCAACACACTTAGAAAACAAACTAATAGAAAGTTAACCAGTGTTATCAAAATAGAGTGAAGGGAAAACCCATACCATTAAGTTCCTGACAAGCTAGTGAAATCGAGTTGCAGTTTATATGACTGAACTCGGGTCTATTTGATATAGCCTTTGGCAACCCTACAACTCCCTTTCGAAAATGCCCATTCCCCCTTCCACCCTCCCCGTCCCCTCATCCTAAAACCACTTTGTAGGTTTACGTTGTCCTCAGAGGGAACCAATCGTTATGTTCAGCGTGAAGAAGAGTTACTTGTAGTCTATACGCGATGAACTTGTCGTGTGATGAGATTAATTCAACAAGATCATTTAACAATCGGGTACTACAATCTCAAATATTCTGCTGATATGCTGTTATTTCGCACAAGCATACTCCTCGCTGCAACGCATCAGCGAAGCGTGCATGGTAATTTTTCAGTTCGTAAAAAGTTCAGAAGTCTTTCTTTCCCAGCCAGCTCTGAAAatagaatgaatgaaagagtaCAAACATGTTTACAATCAAGTTCGACTCTTTGCAGCCGCTGCAAGAGAAGAGAAAATACGGTACAAGGCTACAAGCAACCTCCTTATCCGAGCTTCAGAAATTGCGTGGGAGGTGGCGATTCTAACAATATCATTGCGTTCCCATAGAAAATGTCCTTGATATTGTGTTCCCTGTCGCCCCCAAAATTAGACGTTCATATTATCTCCActtcacctccccccccccctcacaaaaacgaaaaggaaatcaaacgcacatacacacaatacacaGCATGTCATTTATTTTGACGTGTTCGATAAGGGATGAATACATTTTTCAATTGTTTCCACACTGTACATGATTTAGTGTCATTTTTTAACAACGTATTGACATGAGCTGGATCTATGCACTTTGtcatgtcatggcaacaaaaataattaatgatcataacgatggaaaacagtgttccacttaaaagctaagcttgtaagacgtggaacactggaataaaacaacgacagcaccaatttgttataccaataaaacatattattcatattaaattcttctatatactattgtacatttactCATTGATACATGATGCTTGATACTATAAACAATGCTTACTatgattttagaatgcaaacataaaaactatataacatatcacattaaTGGCACAGGTCTATTTGAATACCAGACTGTTGTGGACTCTAATACAAGTCATTTCTTGGATTCAGCTCCGAACTTTGAAATTACGATTTGCAGCAACAAATATCATGTGAAGAACGTTCTGTTGAAAACATCACAGTCCGCGATTAACTCCTCCAGAATGACATTTTCGAACTAAATAGCGCTTTTAAGGTTCTTAATTGTCCTTTCAATTGATTTGACGAGTATATATCATTGAATGTATGAAATGAAAGCTCTAAAGGAGGATCTATTGTTGGAATCAAGTATCATGTTCAGACTTCAAGACTTTTGGTTTTATTCAAATTGTACACGTGCCAAAGAATTAACACATGTCAAACTGACAGCTCAAAGTTCAAAAGAGGTAAACTCCTTCATTCAGCCTGTTCAGCAAAACACTTCCCATTATCAACAAATTCACATACAAAGTTACCCGTATATTGCAACACTTTAACTATGTCTGAAGTTCAAAAACATGTAATCTGTGGACAGCTTTTCTCATACTATCGAATCactattctattttttttttttggtggttaCATAGAATCCAATCAGACCAATTTGAAATAAGATTGCTTTCATACAGAAAGTCTTTCATCAGAGCTATATCCCAGGGTAGCCCATTGTGCCGTGTTTACGATGAATCACCCTTGTTATAGTTGGTGGCGACTTCCACAACTCTAGGATTATGAAGGCGTCTCTTCAGTCACTCCTCATAACACTGAAGGGCCTCGCCATCATAAACTTTGGAGCCCTGTAAATGACCCTTGTAAAATAACACTCAAAGATGTCGTGTGATATGCTCGCTTCTGGGGAATTCCCCCTTCATTGTTTGGGTTCTTGATTATCGTCGTTAACATTTAGTCATTATATAGATTAGAATACTTCGCATAAACCGCTACATGCCGCGATTGCGAAACATTTGTCCCCAATCCTGTTTATCCTTCTCTCCTCAGATGACCCATTTATAGATCATTTTCTATACCAAGTTCTTTGGAACAAGTTTCACGTTGTTAGTCTTTGCATAAAAGGACTGAGCAAGAATTGTCCAACCATGAGTAAACAGCATTTCTTGAGCATCTTATTACCTCTGGAATCCAGCCCTTTTCATGTACACACGgtggtataataataataatgataaaacaacttatatagcgcatataaGACCTGACAGAACTCTCAATGCGTTTTGCATCCAGGAAAATACATAGGATACAAAACAATATTAAACAGGAAGCATATAATTTTTTGAAAACCTACAAAACATGATTTGATTGGATGCATCATTGAAAAGATATGTTTTAAGCTGCTTCTTAAAGAGTATGGTGTTATTCTGACAAGCGAAGAGCACAGGGTAGATAGTTCCACCGGATTGGGTCACAGACGATCGTTTCATGCATCGGCGAGCACAACCtgcttgaaatacatgtacgtgtattatTTCAGAAGTTTTCCTTTTCACGTCAGTCATGCTCTGTTGAGACTGAGAGCATCTGACCtattttctgctcatgcgcaaagtgatATCTCCTCACTGGGCCAATGGCATGCATATTAGATCAGCAAGATTTCCAAACACACGTGCTGTTGTGACTGAAATAGCGCTAGTAAGTAATGGCTCTAAAAGAACTCTGTTTGTGTCAACAAACAACAGTCCGACGCAATTATTTTGCCCGAAGTATGTACGAATGGGTTAACTTTACGCGTGAAGCACTGTAAAGCGTGACCATAATAGGGAGAAACCTCTTTGATATTCCTTGAGCGAAAGGTTGTAAGTATTGGTGTTGTATGGCAGAGCAAGAGTAGCCCGTTGGATTGTTGGGAACACCTGTGTATACGTCTGTgagtttcacattttcttttctcaatgtctttttttttgtgtatgtgtgtgcgttgcgttttttttttttttttgcgttttttttttttctcttcaaaatatcAGCTTTAGAAtggctgttttgttttgggatTTAAGAACCAAAGACCATGGGCTATTTTTGCTGCATCAACAACTAGCTGCTCACAGAATTAATGTAACGTGATATCAAAAGGAAAAGATGCATGTTATCAATGTGAGGTTATTAAGGGAGTGAGGTGGGTCTAGGAACGTTGATGATAACGTTCATTCTGTTCACCGGGAAATTTTGCATGAAGTTGGCAAATGTAAACATGATTATTGATTACGATATTAACGAAATATTTGCAACAAAGCATGCGTGAGTGATAACAACCACTTTTTCCCAGCGCATAGCAAATACTCGACATACCCAAACTGTGAACAACAATAACGAAGCAACAGTGCTCTCAGCATGACGCGAACCACTGTCATATATACCTGcactacaaccagggaggtggaacgcAACATTTTCTCACCTTCTCTGTTTTCCCCAACTTCAGAGGAATTGATTGACATGTGTGCCTATTTTGAAGCGTTATTCCGGGCTCAGAGAACAGACGTCACACAGGTCTAAAGACATAATAGGTGTCATGTGATTGCGGTTAACGTCCCTTGTTCGTTTTCAACGGGGGGAAAAAACAATTGCGCGGTATTCTCCGTTATATTTACTGGATACCACTATGATATGTTATGGAATGTGTTTGGTAGAGCCGTAGAGAGACTACGCCCATCATTCACCTCCTATAcccactccccacccccacccccccccccaagttacAGCGCTGTTATTGTTCGATCTGTCGTCCATATCACATTTGAACCCTTCCAATATTGTCTCCCAAATAGGGGTAATTGCGgggtttttgatattttcatttcgAATTCCGAAATTCTGAATGAGCTTTGTGGTGTCAGTCTTATcaataatgatacaaaaatgactgaAAGTCAAGTTCTTCAGCTTCCAAGATGGAGAGAACTGAAGGAGTTGTAGTTATTTACTAATGACATGACTTCTATGtgtcaatgtcaaaatcaaCCAGGCATTACGGccattaataataatattatagtGATCGAGGGATGTCTGCGTTCGTTGAATGCAGAGCATGGCACCTTATCGTCGGAGCTTCCCTTATTCATCCGTAAAATTATTACATCCGATTGCAAAATGGTctcgaaaaacaaaaacacagtgtAGTCATCGTGGTCATGCTATAAGTCTGCTTTTCGAGCCGCGAATTGCTGTGACGCAAAAGAgaacattcattttgtttgatcGTTTGCCCAATGCATCAGTTACCAGCCAAGGAACTCAAGAGGAAAATAAGTCAAACTGCCTCTTGTCTTATTTCAAGTTGCTCTGCGATTGCGTAATTGCCATTGGTTACAGCGCTAATaaagtttcaaaaaaatttAAGAAGAGATTAAAGGATATTATCATACACACGATGAAAGTGAATGAAATTGATGGAAGGATATAAGATTGATAGACAGAGAAGGTGGATGAAGACAGAAAAGATTAGAGGGGACACGTGCGTATGTCCGTGTGCTGTTTCTGTCAATCACACAGACCACCTACTTAAAttaatttgtctgacaaacacaCCACGGAGTTATTCTGCTAAGTGGAAAATGACGTTAACATGAAATGACATGGCTGCTCTCACTCGTAACCGCTGCTATGTCAACTGACGTTTCGATCCGACTGGCAAACTCGGTGAGAAATCTTAAAAACAAACTTCGAGGCTGTTTAAGAGCTATTTTAAACACCGAAACAAAAAAGTTCGGTTTCCCTCCCTTCTTCTGCAGTATTCTGTGTTTATCAGTTTTTTATTCCGCAGTGGTTTCATACGTTCGTCATAAAACGGATTTGAGGAGATTATATGAACCCTTTTGACTACATCTTTAGCGTATCTGTGCCTTATCTATGCACGGTCACTTATAATCGTTTGGAAATCAAAGATAGTGTCATGTAACGATGAAAATGTGCGCATATACGTATTCGAgcttgtgatattttgaatgacCTCATATTAATCAGATCATTTCATGacctttgttgaaaaaaaaaaaaacttatccTTTTGTTCTATCACTATAATTAAGCTATGACGATTTTAGATCTTACGTTCTCGCACTATACCTTCTGCACGGTAAGAAGATTTCACAAGTTACAATCCACTGAAGCAATTTCGGTGCGGTCTACAGGCCtactgtacccccccccccccctataggAAGCTCTGACTgcgaatttgaacattttctctgatttttttttctcattttctttccatatGTCAAATAAAGGCGACTCTCTCACAGCATGGAACATAATTCAAATCCTCCTGTACAAGCGAAGCAAACGATCACAACGAAGAGGGCATTGTGTTGGACGTAGACGTTCAGCGACACAGTTAACCCATGGGGATCGTTTGTAATGTTCTTATATTACGTGTATGTTTTGTGAAagatattacgtgtatattttgtggaaggaaataaaaaaaaaaaaaaacttgaatttaactgaaattgaatgtCAAACACTATTTTCTCAAATGACATCCACAAATACTCGAGAatacgttttgtttgtttgtttgtttttttggtttgttttttttttgtttttttttgtttttttttggtttttaacGGATCACTAATGCCTATCATACAAGAACTTGATTGAATCATGCACCGCATAGTAACTATATCTGttatttgtgttttcattttctcgTTTTCTTGCATAAAATCCTGCCAACGGAGATAGCAAGATAAACCTTATCAGTGTCGCGTGCCATTCATAGAATACGGATTGCCAGTCACCATGCATATGTCATCCAAAGACTACAGTATTTAAAGTGTTATCTTGATGTTCGCGAGATAAGTGACCCGGATATTCATCTTCGTACAGCATCAATTATACGTTTTGCCAGCTATCAGATGCAAACGTAATGTGAGAATAGTTGTCAAacttcttttgtgttttttttttcttgcgccGTCACTTCttttagtttccattgaaagTATATATTTGTGGTTGATAAATGATTTTCAGATATGATGGAAAAATTGAAGATGTCATTGTTCCGGAGATAGCATTCTTAATAGGTCATCTGAAAGGCCGCGTGAACAATATATTTTTcatggggtgctgttcgttattccgaaggttcgatattccgaaggttcgttgatccgaaggttcgttaatccgaaacacgcaaattccctatacctagaggttcgttaatccgaaaatgaaaaagggttcgttaatccgaacatttgtggcgttattccgaaggttcgttattccgaagatgtgttcatccgaaaatgaaattcggaaaaacaaaccttcgcaataatgaatcttcggactgaagagccttcggaataacgaaccttcggaataacgagctgtaaccgttttCGTGTACACGTTGTGTTACCGTCCCATAAGtaattgtgtgcgtgtgtttacGTGTTAGGGCACGTCGAGGTTAATGTTTGTATTCGTTTCGTTGTGAAAGCGATAAAAAGCGaataaaaaatatcattaaatgtGTACGCAGAAgctgcatgcatttttttaataacgaaagagagagagagagagagaaggagggagagagagaagtaaATCGAATGCAACGCGGGTGATCGGTATAACATCTGacacaaaatacattttatagaaaaaaaagagaacatcgCACTTTGAGCGTAATCCAAGTTGTCAATATCTAATATGTGGTAGTCCAATTTCGAACATGTACAAGACTTGATCCAGTTTACTATCGGTAGATTAGAAATGGCAGGTTCACATGGGTCGGAGACATCACTATTAATTCAATCTATTACAAAATCCTTTTTCTTCCTGATctttggggaaggggggggggggggggggacggatGAGGAACGGATAGGCTGAGATGTGTAGCTAAAGGGTCTGCAGTGTAACAGTGCACGGTATGACCTCTCTGTTTCGCCGAAACCAGCGTGTGGTATAGACGCGACCATGGCGACATGACAGGGATATAGTGGGGACGGACTAAGGGCGAGCGAACGAACCGCGCGTCACCTGTCAATCTCACGGACAATCTATGACAACATCGATTCtgttctctcctcctcctcctctctcctcctcctcctcctttcctCCTTGCATAcgaacaaagacacacacacacacacacacacacacacacacgctatgCCATCATTCTATTAATGCGCCTTTCTTTCTTCCTGTGGTATCAGCAATATTACAATTCACTTATTatattgttacatttattttcaaaatccTTGCTATAATATAACCTGAGTCAATATAATCGCCATGATGCGTTTCGCCGATGTATTCCTTCTCCTCCACcccttatcccccccccccccccccccatcgccaTTAGTTCAATCCATGTTAGGCATGACGAATCAACTTTACCAGCTCGGTCTGTCGCTGTCCATCAGTTCATAATGTTCCTCTCTTCCATTGTCTGATGTCTgatcataacaaatcacaaacGTCTGGTCaaattgacttctttttttcttgatgagGTTGCCAGAACAGCTTCGGAATGCTGTATCAGTTAGACTTACTACCTAGTAATGGTGGCATGGCAgaatgatgataactatgcacCGTGATGGTGAtgctatacactgtatttactaAAACGTGTATCACCATTGTACAAAATAGATGATTGATGTTACACGTTTATAGCTCATGTATACATTATAGCGGCGTATGTAGGAAATTATAACATTGAAACTGAATATTAATGGTAAAATCGACACCATGTCTATACGATATTCGAGattcccatattttttttttttttttttttttttagatcaggACAGGATAATGTTTTAATATCCTCGAAGACTgaataacaataaaataaaatcttgaacgattatgatttgaaatttgggaTCTTGAATGGCGAAAGGCACATTATCAACATCCCTATCTGAagcaatattattttctttctttttacgaTGCCATAACTCCCAAAATAACAGTCTTGATCCTTGCATATGTACatctattaaaaaacaaaacaaaacagaatgtgTGATTTTGGcggcgttgttgttgttttcgctATGACCAGGCATGCACCACTGGCTCAGTAAGTTGACTCCAATGTTGTCGACACTTTTCTCTGACCATAGACTTCACATGCACGTGTCACAATATTGTGTAACATGTATTttctactttatttttttttctcccaaatgTGAAAGATGATACTCAGTGTTTAATCATGTCTTAAATTTatttcctccccctcctcccctccgcTTCTGTTTCCTCCTAATTTCACAGGCTATGGTATTTGCGGAGTTCGACCCACTCCGCCAGGCCGCAACGTCCAGCGGATTGTGGTCGGCAGTGGCGCAGCGAACCGCTGGCCCTGGCAGGTTATGCTCGTCAACGCCACGACGGGCGAACCGTTCTGCGGAGCAACGCTGATCACCAACGAACACGTTCTGACGGCAGCCCATTGCTTTGATGGGTAAGTGCATGTTCATCCAAAAAAATGGCAACTACAACAAAATTATCATCAGCAGtaacaacaacagtaacaacaacagcGACATAACAAGATCAATAACAACAGCTATgcaacaacaaagcaatgatAGTTTTGCAGGAAAAGGTTAGGGGATTGCTGCACCATCTGTACTTCTTtcgtggcaaaaaaaaaaaaaaaaaaagaagaaaaaaaaagtgatgaagcAAATTTGGCCGATATTGAGGTGATGGCTTCATAAACATTATGCACACGGCGTTCTGTGACCCAATTACAGCTATCCCATGgaacgttttgtttttgtctcacCAGAGATATGGATGGTTGATTTTTTATCAGTCAGCTATATCTAGTTGCAGAACTGCGATATGCGATGTCAGAGAGAAACCGGGTAGGTCGACCATGTCGAGACCAGTAGAatatcttgaaatattttgagGAGACGATTCTAAGTGAAGTAACTCATGATGcaggtaggcctactactagATGGGAAAGCAATTTTGAGACGTGCTATGAAATAtcgtttaaaacaaaaacaaaaacaaaaacttctgaCATGATTAATTCGCCCTCCAGCCAACGCAactcaacaaaataaaaaataaaaaaaataacgtcGAGTTTTCTCCCTCGTCTTCCATCAAATTTGCATTAgtgaaacaaaatcaatgttCATGCAAGGTTGATTTTGGAGTTTTGTTCTTCATGAACACAAGAGTATGGTAAAGTCAgttagaattaaaaacaaaagatagtTTACAATAAAATACACTCACTGTAGTGTAAAGCAGATTTTATTATTCATGGTGTTTGCCTTTATGTACTTAGTAGTCGCAGCTGCTAAAGAATCGGGTGTTAAGTCGCCTGATAGGCGttgataatgatactgataatgGGCCTGCGTGTTATAGGTAGGATGAAATTTTCCCCTTGGCCAGAGTTCCAGAGTTGCTTGCACTGTAGTGATTTAATCGGGCTCTATTACATCAAGAAAAGTGCACAAGGTCACTGCACTCTGCTTCATAGGTCCGGCGATAACACGCACCTGGGGCACGCTCTATAATGTTACTTATGCAAATTGTCattcatacagtgtatacaagGTTTACGTTGATTATACTTAAGATTCTCTTTTCGGTCCCACTCTGGAACCATGTCAATCGCATAAGCCTGTTACAAGCAGCTCTTGTGGACAAGTCGTAAATTAAAGACTGTCGCATTCatacgccaaaaaaaaaaaaataaataaataatgtcGCGACATTATCTGATTATGTGGAAGGGGACTTCGAACCTATTAGGAGAGGACACGTGTATAAACGGCAGTGAGTCAATAGGAAGTAATTTGCGCGATGCGGCTATCGATAGTGCTAGTGTCAACACTTGTTACGATGGATGGCGTGTAGAGTTACACGTCAaagatattgagaaaaaaacaaacaaagagagcaaaaccatatatatatatatatatatattcataacatCTCGAATCGATGCAGCTGGAATTGAGGAAATTTACGAAAACATCTCAACATGCGGCTGCGCGACATTacacctacaaaaaaaaaaaaaaaaaccaaaacacacaATTAAGTATTGAAAGAAAAGACCCTTTTTCAAACTGGCTTTGTCTTAATGAAatcttgaaataaaaaaaaaaaaatcatcttttttcccccagtTGGAAAGTCTGTCAGTGTCCTTTCATAATGTTGCCAAGATTTTTCAAATGTTCCAGTTTGCATGCATTGCCTGACAACATACCATTTCAAACGACAGAATTTACCTTTAACCTCCTTCCTGTCATCACGGAGAATAGGGACATCCTGCCCACGAAACCACTGACTTTTACCGACTTGGCAACTTCACGAGATACGTAATTAATTTGCCTTATACACTTGACCTACAAGGAAGAAAACACATTGATGCTGCAGTGTACATCACTCACGGTGGCTGAGTGCCCTTTGCGTGAAAAACATACTACCCGATCGCTAAACGTCACAATGCCGTAGATTTTTACCTGTCATGTTGGCGATTATCATATACAGTAGCTTGTCGAGTGTATGAGCTCTTACGGCAGTACACAGAAATAATCATTTAAGTCATTGTCGTTTTAACAGGTGCAAGAGCGTAGTTGCCTAGCAGTTGTATGATATATCGATTAACTAGGAAGTCATTAGTTATTGTAACATGCAGACGTTACATTTCAACTCGAACAATGTCACAGTCCGCAAGGTATTTGATTCAGGCAAGACAATACAGAACGTTCCGAACATAAAATGCTCACCTGAAAAagctaacaacaacaacaacaacaacaacggaagACGAGTATTCACgtatttgaaaagaaagatCATGAGTGTCAGTTGATGACATGGACTCTTAATTGTTAAAAGACACAAAGACAGCGCAAAAAAAGCAACTTTGAAACCCTAAGCATGTTAAATATTAAGAAAGGCTGCATAGGCCTATCTGGCGGTTGAGACAACATAAATGCACATAATGGATGTTAAAATAATTTTGACTGCAAACTCTGTGATGTAAAAATCCTCCCAAAGTGAGTATTGATTATATCACAAGACGATAATTGACTGTCTAGCGACTGTCAAACATTATACCTTTTTTCACGATATCAAACATGGTCTCGTTCCTCAAACTGCAGGAAGGACACCAGTGACATTACGGTGCGCATCGGGGAGCACGACCGCTCGTTTCCCGAGGGCAGCGAAATGGACTTCGACATCGAATGCCTGCACGTCCACCGCTGCTTCGAGCCCGACACCTACCGCTACGATATTGCGCTCATCAAGCTGGCGACCAGCGACGACCACCGTGTCGTGTTCAGCGACCACGTGCGGACGGCCTGTTTGCCGGAAGAAGGGGAATTCGAGGAGAGCGATACCTGCTACGTCACGGGATGGGGATACACAGGTAAAAAGGAGCAGTTGCCTTAATTGCCTCTGGGAATTTTAGAATTAAGTGCGAAAGCCTTTTTTCGTAGTTAGATTTAGCGCTTTCCTGGgtaaaacaaaagacacaatGAAGACACTCGTATAGGGCATGTGTCAATCTACGACCTGTTGTGCTCCAGACAGACTTGGCATTTCAACCGCCATGGTATCTTTGTGGAGGAGCCTATCATATCATAATTAGCATTATCCACACatgatatgaataataataacttgatatgtagggcctacagctaGAAAATAATTGGAAAATAGCAAAAGGTCAGAGATAACGAATCTCTCACTGTCAAAACGATGATTTGTATCATGAGAAAGTTGCGTAAATATtgaataattaaaaatcaaaaggaaatgaaatgatgactatcatttttatgataaaaagtacaaaatatgtGGCTTTTCAAAGGTAAATATTGCCATATAAGAGCACTCATTTGTTGTTCATACATTCCGTCATCTTGTCAATAACCTGCAAAATGACTTCATCACTTTGTATCCATTACAACAGATCAGCTTCGCTAACTTCCTACACAATGCACTGTAAACCCGTAAGGATGAAGAAGCAAGCGGAAACCATCAGTCAGACAAAATGtattctgtttgtgtgtgtagggggtTTACAAAATACtgagatatttggaattcataCTTTCATTTATGCTGTTCTCTAAACTCTGCAGGTTTCGTAGATTTCTTCTTGGGACGCCGTCCAAACGTTCTGCAGGAGGCGACGGTCCCACTCCTTAGCAACCGAGAATGCAAGGATGCATACGGCACGCGCGTCAAGCACAAGATGGTGTGCGCCGGTACGACCGAACCTGGAGAGCGAGCGGACACCTGCAAAGGAGACAGCGGGGGCCCGATGGTCTGCCAGTCGCGGAACGAGGGCCCGTTCAAGCTCTGGGGTATCACGTCGTGGGGGGACAACTTCTTCTGCAACCCAGACCCGTCCACTCGGGTGCCCGGCGTGTACACGCGAGTGGACAAGTACCTGAAGTGGATCCAGCGAAAGCTGAGGACAAAGAAATGCCCAACGTAGAAGGAACAGGCTGCCGTTGGCGGGAGCGCTGTATGTTGCTGTCTGTAATTAGCCGTTTCAGCCATTATTAGCTGTACCAGACATCGTGGATGCTGTTGCTACGGGTTACTAATTTATGAAGTCACGTGCTTCATGATCAGCTATGATGATAGATCAGCGCGAGACTTGTGAGAGAGGAGTGAAGTAATTT
The nucleotide sequence above comes from Diadema setosum chromosome 5, eeDiaSeto1, whole genome shotgun sequence. Encoded proteins:
- the LOC140228876 gene encoding chymotrypsinogen A-like, translating into MTSSTIVSPLFFFLLSVLPVLGRYISPMDRILSQKDVDFSFPPLVATMDFEDGEDITSDDMPSTSASRFISLLEDLVNKRAVDVESSQLPSSSLSSSYSWSSLGSSGDAVPSVRRALSGRSGTAAVGTAAVSSDDALVLNRARAARTRTHVRRPWRQNEMDCDGVGIDMPAPFTSKYVAYTNASYGICGVRPTPPGRNVQRIVVGSGAANRWPWQVMLVNATTGEPFCGATLITNEHVLTAAHCFDGKDTSDITVRIGEHDRSFPEGSEMDFDIECLHVHRCFEPDTYRYDIALIKLATSDDHRVVFSDHVRTACLPEEGEFEESDTCYVTGWGYTGFVDFFLGRRPNVLQEATVPLLSNRECKDAYGTRVKHKMVCAGTTEPGERADTCKGDSGGPMVCQSRNEGPFKLWGITSWGDNFFCNPDPSTRVPGVYTRVDKYLKWIQRKLRTKKCPT